From a region of the Mycobacterium intracellulare ATCC 13950 genome:
- a CDS encoding D-glycero-alpha-D-manno-heptose-1,7-bisphosphate 7-phosphatase: MAAADLRDVRTVFLDRDGTINVKAAEGEYIRSPAELVLLPGAAAALAALNAAGLRTVLVTNQRWLSEPASDPTHFTAVQNRLQQLLADDGARIDAAYHCPHAANSCDCRKPGTGMLVRAAAEHGIDLTASVMIGDSDIDMRAGRAAGAATILLRSGGEASPDADIVVDDLAAAVELILAARAAH, from the coding sequence ATGGCCGCAGCCGATCTGCGCGACGTGCGCACCGTCTTTCTGGACCGAGACGGCACCATCAACGTCAAGGCCGCCGAGGGTGAGTACATCCGGTCACCCGCGGAACTGGTGCTGCTACCGGGCGCCGCCGCGGCGCTGGCCGCCCTGAACGCCGCGGGACTGCGGACCGTACTGGTGACCAACCAGCGGTGGCTCTCCGAACCCGCTTCCGATCCAACACATTTCACTGCCGTCCAGAACCGCCTGCAACAACTGCTCGCGGACGACGGCGCCCGGATCGACGCCGCCTACCATTGCCCGCACGCCGCGAACAGTTGCGACTGCCGCAAACCCGGCACCGGCATGTTGGTGCGCGCCGCGGCCGAACACGGCATCGATCTGACCGCATCCGTGATGATTGGCGACAGCGACATCGACATGAGGGCGGGTCGGGCGGCGGGAGCGGCGACCATCCTGCTCCGCTCCGGCGGCGAGGCGTCCCCCGACGCCGACATCGTGGTGGACGACCTTGCCGCCGCGGTCGAGCTCATCCTGGCCGCCCGGGCCGCGCACTAG
- a CDS encoding D-sedoheptulose-7-phosphate isomerase, whose product MAGMTGSDAVSPSVELVQQRLAETIAVKQQMQQGDVAAQTVEVARAIIVSLRAGGKVIFFGNGGSAQDAGHLAAELMGRFAFDRPGLAAISLPDATAAITAISNDYSYDEVFARQVLATGRPGDVVIGLTTSGNSPNVVRALEVAGQAGMTTVTLTGALGGKVADVAKICIRVPSDDTARVQEACLHLGHSICEMVEAALFPGPS is encoded by the coding sequence ATGGCTGGCATGACCGGCTCGGACGCGGTCTCGCCGAGCGTGGAGCTGGTTCAGCAGCGCTTGGCCGAAACGATCGCGGTCAAGCAACAGATGCAGCAGGGCGATGTCGCCGCGCAGACCGTCGAGGTCGCGCGCGCGATCATCGTCTCGCTGCGCGCCGGGGGCAAGGTGATCTTCTTCGGCAACGGGGGATCGGCGCAAGACGCCGGGCACCTGGCGGCAGAACTCATGGGCCGCTTTGCCTTTGACCGTCCCGGTCTGGCGGCGATCAGCCTGCCCGACGCGACGGCCGCCATCACGGCGATCTCCAACGACTACTCCTACGACGAGGTGTTCGCCCGCCAGGTTCTCGCCACCGGGCGCCCCGGGGACGTGGTGATCGGGCTGACCACGTCGGGCAACTCTCCCAACGTCGTTCGCGCGCTCGAGGTCGCCGGCCAGGCGGGAATGACGACCGTCACGCTCACGGGCGCACTCGGCGGCAAGGTGGCCGATGTGGCGAAAATCTGCATCCGGGTTCCCAGCGACGACACGGCCCGGGTTCAGGAGGCATGCCTGCACCTGGGCCATTCCATTTGCGAAATGGTCGAGGCGGCACTGTTTCCCGGGCCGTCCTGA
- a CDS encoding GHMP family kinase ATP-binding protein, with protein MTRPRIRARAPLRISFAGGGTDVPPFPTTEGGCVLSATIDRYAQGSLAPRTDRRVSIESVDFKTTHEMTLDSEILYDGSLDLIKAAVRRFGRDGTDGYDLVLRSSAPPGSGLGSSSTMMVALTGLLAEHYRVPMGEYETAQLACAIERDDLGIAGGMQDMYAATFGGFNFIEFTDRVIVNPLRIRDETAFELELSLLLCYTGITRDSARVIEDQTRRATTGSDDTLEGLRAQKDLAVAMKAALLTGKLNDFGALLGEAWTQKKRMSPYITNERIDDLYELALKNGALGGKLTGAGGGGYILLFCDFAKKHRLIEALEGAEANVTEFAFESKGLTTWLA; from the coding sequence ATGACACGGCCACGGATTCGCGCGCGAGCGCCGCTGCGGATCTCCTTCGCCGGCGGCGGCACCGACGTGCCCCCGTTCCCGACGACCGAAGGCGGCTGCGTCCTGTCGGCGACCATCGACCGCTACGCCCAGGGATCGCTCGCCCCGCGCACCGACCGCCGGGTCAGCATCGAGTCGGTGGACTTCAAGACCACGCACGAGATGACGCTGGACAGCGAGATTCTCTACGACGGCAGCCTCGATCTGATCAAGGCCGCGGTGCGCCGGTTCGGCCGTGACGGCACGGACGGCTACGACCTGGTGCTGCGCTCCAGCGCCCCGCCGGGATCGGGGCTGGGCTCGTCGTCGACGATGATGGTCGCGCTCACCGGCCTGCTCGCCGAGCACTACCGGGTGCCCATGGGCGAATACGAGACGGCCCAACTGGCGTGTGCCATCGAACGCGACGACCTGGGCATCGCGGGCGGCATGCAGGACATGTACGCCGCGACGTTCGGCGGCTTCAATTTCATCGAGTTCACCGACCGCGTGATCGTCAACCCGCTGCGAATCCGCGACGAGACCGCCTTCGAGCTCGAGCTCAGCCTGCTGCTGTGCTACACGGGCATCACCCGCGACTCCGCGCGGGTGATCGAGGACCAAACCCGCCGCGCCACAACGGGTTCGGATGACACGCTGGAGGGCCTGCGGGCCCAGAAGGACTTGGCGGTCGCGATGAAGGCGGCGTTGCTGACAGGCAAGCTGAACGACTTCGGTGCGCTGCTGGGCGAGGCGTGGACCCAGAAGAAACGCATGTCGCCCTACATCACCAACGAGCGCATCGACGACCTCTACGAGCTGGCCCTGAAAAACGGGGCGCTGGGCGGAAAGCTCACCGGGGCCGGCGGTGGGGGATACATCCTGTTGTTCTGTGACTTCGCCAAGAAGCACCGGCTCATCGAAGCGCTCGAGGGCGCGGAGGCCAACGTCACCGAATTCGCGTTCGAGAGCAAGGGATTGACGACATGGCTGGCATGA
- a CDS encoding CocE/NonD family hydrolase — translation MGVRHNVAVPMSDGVELRADIHYPTVPETGQAAEGPFPVLLSITPYGKKAPPPAAQIGGGAAPYLIKRGYIEVMVDVRGTGSSGGSFEMCGDRQTQDGVELVQWATTLPNANGRVGMVGLSYLAINQLFTAAAVGPDSPLKAIFPVMAARDFYRDAATMGGVPHLHAVRGYGSVYTLLNVVNPTLEWLARGGHERPRSGGLAAVRQRGRDQRRYFRPLIAEVVVGGETAYNGPFWDAMSPGLVLSKIAANGVATFLVGGWHDAFQRGAPLNYAALQNAAAGRPDDAPMEPGQPVSDRIRLMMGPWYHVSDHGGLHLQALQLRWFEHWLKDDARAAIAGKPLTFQAIGSSNWYRADDYPLAEATPTRFYLSDAGRLSSDASPHTTVAPLTYVPRGPLSGRSLEQWSLGLSSFLFSQRGRTIRYDQDNRRLQRGALSYTTEPFGQAKLVAGPIALTIHATATTTETVWVAHLDAVAPDGASRPLSQGALLGSHRKLDPDRTWYLPDGTVLRPQHLSTRAAAQPVVPGELTRYDIEIFPTAALIAAGHRLRLTITTYDFPHLVPSKPARRALAGGRYQLHQGGPTPSHLLVSLADPDAVS, via the coding sequence GTGGGCGTGCGACACAACGTCGCCGTGCCGATGAGCGACGGCGTCGAACTGCGCGCCGACATCCACTACCCGACGGTGCCCGAGACGGGGCAGGCCGCCGAAGGCCCGTTTCCCGTCTTGCTGTCGATCACGCCCTACGGCAAGAAAGCCCCGCCGCCGGCCGCACAAATCGGCGGCGGCGCGGCGCCCTACCTCATCAAGCGCGGCTACATCGAGGTGATGGTCGACGTCCGCGGCACCGGTTCGTCGGGCGGTTCGTTCGAGATGTGCGGCGACCGGCAGACGCAGGACGGCGTGGAGTTGGTGCAGTGGGCGACCACGCTGCCCAACGCCAACGGCCGCGTCGGCATGGTGGGGCTGTCCTACCTGGCGATCAACCAACTCTTCACCGCGGCCGCCGTCGGCCCGGACTCGCCCCTGAAGGCGATTTTCCCGGTGATGGCGGCCCGCGATTTCTATCGCGACGCCGCCACCATGGGCGGCGTGCCGCACCTGCACGCGGTCCGCGGATACGGGTCGGTCTACACGCTGCTCAACGTGGTCAATCCGACGCTGGAGTGGCTCGCCCGCGGCGGTCACGAGCGGCCGCGTTCGGGCGGTCTCGCCGCGGTTCGCCAGCGCGGACGCGATCAGCGGCGCTACTTCCGGCCACTGATCGCCGAGGTTGTCGTCGGCGGCGAGACAGCCTATAACGGCCCGTTTTGGGACGCGATGAGTCCGGGGCTGGTCCTGTCCAAGATCGCCGCCAACGGCGTCGCGACCTTCCTCGTCGGCGGATGGCACGACGCGTTTCAGCGCGGGGCGCCCCTGAACTACGCCGCGCTGCAGAACGCGGCCGCCGGCCGGCCCGACGACGCACCGATGGAACCCGGCCAACCCGTCTCGGACCGGATCCGATTGATGATGGGCCCGTGGTATCACGTGTCGGACCACGGCGGGCTGCACCTTCAGGCGCTGCAGTTGCGCTGGTTCGAGCACTGGCTCAAAGACGATGCGCGCGCGGCGATTGCGGGGAAGCCGCTGACGTTCCAGGCGATCGGAAGCTCGAACTGGTATCGCGCCGACGACTATCCGCTCGCCGAGGCGACGCCCACTCGTTTCTACCTGTCCGACGCGGGCCGGCTGAGTTCGGATGCCTCGCCCCACACCACTGTTGCGCCGCTGACCTATGTCCCGCGCGGACCCCTGTCGGGCCGCAGCCTGGAGCAGTGGTCGCTGGGGCTTAGCAGCTTTCTGTTCTCCCAGCGCGGCCGCACCATCCGCTACGACCAGGACAACCGCCGCCTGCAGCGCGGCGCGCTGTCCTACACCACCGAGCCATTCGGCCAGGCGAAGCTGGTGGCCGGACCGATCGCGCTGACCATCCACGCGACGGCCACCACCACCGAGACGGTGTGGGTCGCCCACCTCGACGCCGTCGCCCCCGACGGTGCCAGCCGTCCGCTGTCCCAGGGCGCGCTACTCGGTTCGCACCGGAAGCTGGATCCCGACCGCACCTGGTACCTGCCCGACGGCACCGTTCTGCGCCCGCAGCACCTCAGCACCCGAGCGGCCGCGCAGCCCGTCGTGCCCGGGGAGCTCACCCGCTACGACATCGAAATCTTTCCGACGGCCGCGCTGATCGCCGCGGGCCACCGGCTGCGCCTGACGATCACCACCTATGACTTTCCGCATCTGGTGCCCAGCAAGCCGGCTCGCCGGGCCTTGGCCGGCGGGCGCTACCAATTGCATCAGGGCGGGCCGACACCGTCGCACCTCCTTGTTTCGTTGGCAGACCCGGACGCCGTGAGCTGA
- a CDS encoding M42 family metallopeptidase — translation MAHPDRDAGDDLLQELLWTYGPCGQEDEVRAVIARELQPLVDDMWTDDAGNLIGYVAANASAKNTGAPDHRQRTQAIPGTATRVMAHMDELSMIVKRVESDGTLHLTQLGTMYPGNFGLGPVAVLGDNETLTAVLALGSEHTTQESSRIWETKPDKGDRALDWHHVYVFTGRSTEELAAAGVHAGTRVCVDRSKRSVVEIGDYVGAYFLDDRAAVTALLNAARLLRERNQRPADDVYLVFTTNEEIGGVGGTYASATLPGHLTLALEVGPTEVEYNTTVSGGPIIGYSDALCIYDKEVADRLLEIATDQGLSPQPAALGAFESDASHAKATGQAARAGLLCLPTLSTHGYEVIARRAIDDMAAIIVDFVLQPSQQIA, via the coding sequence ATGGCGCACCCCGACCGTGACGCAGGCGACGACTTGCTGCAGGAACTCCTGTGGACCTACGGGCCGTGCGGACAGGAGGACGAGGTCCGCGCCGTCATCGCCCGGGAGCTGCAACCCCTCGTCGACGACATGTGGACCGACGACGCCGGAAACCTGATCGGCTACGTCGCCGCCAATGCGTCGGCCAAAAACACCGGGGCGCCCGACCACCGCCAGCGCACACAGGCCATCCCTGGCACCGCGACCCGGGTGATGGCGCACATGGACGAGCTGTCGATGATCGTCAAGCGCGTGGAATCCGACGGCACGCTGCATTTGACGCAGCTGGGAACGATGTACCCGGGCAACTTCGGACTCGGACCGGTCGCGGTGCTCGGCGACAACGAAACCCTCACCGCCGTACTGGCTCTCGGCTCCGAGCACACCACCCAGGAAAGCTCGCGGATTTGGGAGACCAAGCCCGACAAGGGGGACCGGGCACTGGACTGGCATCACGTGTACGTCTTCACCGGCCGCAGCACCGAGGAGCTGGCCGCGGCGGGAGTGCACGCCGGCACCCGGGTGTGCGTCGACCGCAGCAAGCGATCCGTGGTCGAGATCGGAGACTACGTCGGCGCCTACTTCCTCGACGACCGCGCCGCGGTGACCGCGCTGCTGAACGCCGCCCGCCTGTTGCGCGAGCGCAACCAACGCCCGGCCGACGACGTCTACCTGGTCTTCACCACCAACGAGGAGATCGGCGGGGTGGGGGGCACCTACGCCAGCGCGACGCTGCCCGGCCACCTCACGCTCGCCCTGGAAGTCGGCCCCACCGAAGTCGAATACAACACCACGGTCAGCGGCGGGCCGATCATCGGCTACAGCGACGCGTTGTGCATTTACGACAAGGAAGTCGCCGACCGGCTGCTGGAAATCGCCACCGACCAGGGGTTGTCCCCACAGCCGGCCGCGCTGGGCGCATTCGAATCCGACGCGTCGCACGCCAAGGCCACCGGGCAGGCCGCGCGCGCCGGCCTGCTGTGCCTGCCCACGCTGAGCACCCACGGCTATGAGGTCATCGCGCGCCGCGCGATCGACGACATGGCCGCCATCATCGTCGATTTCGTGCTGCAGCCAAGCCAGCAGATCGCCTGA